Genomic DNA from Parambassis ranga chromosome 10, fParRan2.1, whole genome shotgun sequence:
cacacacactcacacacacacacacacacactcacacactcactcaaacacacacacactcacactcactcacacgcacacactcacacactcacacactcactcaaacacacacacactcacacactcacacactctcactctcacacacaggtcCATAAGGTCTCTTGTTCCTTGTTAAGCTCTTTACTTGTTGCTCAGGTCTTCGCTGTGAAAACAGTGTTGCTCCATTTAATCGTCAGGAATTAGAGAGCTGAAGGAGGTTCTCAATCTGTGGCCCTGGGACCCTGCAGGCCCTTCCTGACCTGATATTGGCTCtatgttttattattgtgtgtgtgtgtgtgcgcgcgtgcagCATCCTGCGGGAGATCGATGAGGTCCATCGGAACATGGGCTACTGTCCTCAGTTTGATGCCATCAATGAGCTGCTGACAGGAAGAGAACATCTGGAGCTGTACGCCATTCTCAGAGGCGTCCCTGAGAAGGAAGTCTGTGACgtgagtaacacacacacacagtgaacacacacagtcaacacacacagtcaacacacacagtcaacacacacacacacagtcaacacacacagtcaacacacacagtcaacacacacagtcaacacacacacacacagtgaacacacacacacagtgaacacacacacagtgaacacacacacagtcaacacacacagtgaacacacacacagtgaacacacacacagtgaacacacacagtgaacacacacacacggtgaacacacacacacggtgaacacacacacacacacagtgaacacacacacagtcaacacacacacacagtcaacacacacacagtcaacacacacacacagtgaacacacacacagtcaacacacacacagtgaacacacacacagtcaacacacacacagtgaacacacacagtgaacacacacacacagtcaacacacacacacggtgaacacacacacacacacagtgaacacacacacagtcaacacacacacagtgaacacacacacagtgaacacacacacacagtcaacacacacacacggtgaacacacacacagtcaacacacacacagtgaacacacacacacagtcaacacacacacacagtcaacacacacacagtgaacacacacacagtgaacacacacacagtcaacacacacacacagtcaacacacacacacggtgaacacacacacatggtgctgatgctggtgtttgattgacaggtggccGAGTGGGGAATCAGGAAGTTGGGTCTGTTGAAATATGCAGATAAAGCAGCAGGAAGTTACAGTGGAGGAAACATGAGGAAGCTGTCCACGGCCATGGCTCTGATCGGAGCGCCCCCTGTGGTCTTTctggtaacacacacaaacacagacacacaaacactgctggcTTGGTCTTCATTTGTTGTTTAAATGCTACAGTTATATTACACAACAGCACCAGGCCagaggcagccaatcagagggcaGCGGGCAGCTGAGCAGCAggatttgggggggggggggggttatgtaACAGGCAGGATTAatagagctgctgctgttcactgAATACAGAAGGAGACAGACGCAGGTCACAGCTGCAGGACAAGTGTGTGCTGTCTTAGAGGCGGGGTCAGCACCatgctcctccccctcctgctcaCCTTCAGCCTGTGTTTCCTGCTCCACCTGTGGGCCAACCTCAACCTGGCTGTGCTTCTTGTCACAGGACGAACCCACCACCGGCATGGACCCCAAAGCCCGCCGCGCCCTCTGGAACTGCATTCACAGCGTCATCAAGGAGGGGCGCTCCATCGTCCTCACCTCGCACAGGTAAGAGACACCTGGGGACAATCCACCGTTCTCATTTTCAACAGGTAGGATGCATATGTCCACTGAGACGCAGGGACATACCCGAGGACAGGATGGACTTATGGAGTCCTCCTGAATGTCCCTCTGGGATCAAATAAGCCTCTCATCagtgtccacagtgtgtgtctacACTACCGGCTGATGTCCTTATGTCATGGTGGCGCCTCTACTGTCCttagtgtctgtgtctgtgtgtgtgtgtgtctttgtgtgtgtgtgtgtgtgcctgtgtgtgtgtgtgtgtctccgtctgtatgtgtgtctgtgtgtgtctgtgtgtgtgtctttgtgtgtgtctttgtgtgtgtgtgtgtgtgcctgtgtgtgtgtgtgtgtgtctgtctgtgtgtgtgtctgtgtgtgtgtgtgtgtgtgtgtgtctgtctgtgtgtgtgtctgtgtctgtgtgtgtgtgtgtgtgtgtctgtgtgtgtctctgtctgtatgtgtgtgtgtctgtctgtgtctgtgtgtgtgtctttgtgtgtgtctttgtgtgtgtgtgtgtgtgtgtctgtctgtgtgtgtgtctgtgtgtgtgtgtgtgtgtgtgcctgtgtgtgtgtgtgtgtgtctgtctgtgtgtgtgtctgtgtgtgtgtgtgtgtctgtgtgaatggaGCCGGACAGACCtggtgtgtaacagtgtgtgtgtgtttcagtatgGAGGAGTGTGAGGCTCTGTGCACCAGGATGGCCATCATGGTGAACGGCAGGTTCCGGTGTCTCGGCAGTGTCCAACACCTGAAGAACAGgtaagtctctctctctccctctctctctctcacacactcgcTCGCTTACTGTGTGGTGAGCTGCATTATGAGCTTTGAGCACTGGGGGGCGCCACACAGCTGGTGAGCTGAGCTGATCCTTTGGCGTCTTGTGCGTCAGGTTCGGTGATGGTTACACCATCATCTTGCGGGTGACCGGCCCCGACCCCGACCTGCAGCCCGTCATGAAGTTCATTGAGAGCGAGCTGAGCGGCAGCACGCTGAAGGAGAAGCACCGCAACATGCTGCAGTACCAGCTGCCGTCGTCACTCACCTCGCTCGCCAACATCTTCGCCATCCTTGCTAAAAACAAGGAGACTCTCAGGATCGAGGACTACTCCGTGTCCCAGACCACGCTGGACCAGGTACATATGTTCGCTCACATGTGCGGGCGGGGTGATGGGAAACGCGGTCTTCCTGCATCTGATGCATGTTTGTTCCAGGTGTTCGTGAACTTTGCCAAGGACCAGAGTGACGACTATCACTCCAAAGACAACTCCGTGAGACGGAAGGATGTCGCCGTGGACATTCCCACGCTGACCTCCACCTGCGGGGCCATCGAAGGGGGCAGCCAGCTGAGGGAGAGCGTCATGTGACCACCTTCAGGACATCGTGTGACTTTAGGAGGCTGGAGCTTCAGCCTGGACTGACCAGAGAGGGCGGCCCTCCTCTCCTGTTGTGATGTCATACCGATTAGAATATGGCGGTGGGCGGAGTCACCCGCTACCTGATGCCAGTCAATGCAAATGTGTTCCTGCGGCGGCGATGAGACGTCCACGCCAGTTTTAGACTTGAATGACTGCAGTGGGAGGATGTTTGATTGAAGCTGATGAAGAATCATTTTAAGTGGCCGAGGGCTCGACTGCAAATTCCCGTTGATCGCGTATTTATCCTCCGACTATATTTATGTGTAGCTGGAACAGGAAGCGGCTCCTATCCTGTTCCGTAGTtccacagccaatcagagtgctCCACAGGGCGTTGATTTTATACGTTTTTTAAGAAGAGATGATAAAAGAGCAGATCTGTTAGTGAAATACCTCACCAGCACACTACAGTATTGATCAGCATTGATCGGTGATCTGACTGATCAGTGATCTGCTGGAGGGGCCTCGGCTGATCAGACTGCAGCACTTTAAGAGTCCGTCAGTTTGTCTTTGCACTGAAATCAACCTGCTGCTTCTCTTGATCGTGCTGCTGATGAAGAAGAGCTGTTACGAGCCGAGCGACAAAATTAAAGGAAACTCGTAGAACCTGTGAATGAGTCctttgttctcacacacacacagacacacacagacacagacactcacacacacagacacacacacacacagacacagacactcacacacacagacacacacacacacagacacacacacacacacacacagagagacacacacagacacacacagacactcacacacacagagagacacacacagacacacacagacacagacactcacacacacagacacacacacacacagacacacacacacacagacacagacacacacacacacacacacagacacacacacacacacacacacagacggagacacacagactcagacacacagacacacagagacacagacagagacacagagacacacacacacagacacacactcgctTCATCTTTGTCACATGGAAACAAACCCCTCCAGATCCATCGCCTCACCTATAATCTGAAACCTCCAGGTCTCCTCAGAGCAGCGCTCCAGCTGGTGTCCTGCTGTGTGGCTGTTTGTCCTGCATGGACACTTTTCACTCTGCTTGTCTGAGCTCTGACGTGAGGACACATGTGGACAAACCTCTTGCAGGAATCAGCTTGGCTTTGCAGTGCTACGTCATCAGCTGTTTCCACCTGACTGCGCCCTCTTCTCTCACACCAGCTACCTTCATGTCCATTGAGCACAGTGTGACTTTGAGCTGGAGCCTGGACAGCCTGGACAAGCTGCTGGACAGCCCGGCAGACTGCCGTGTCCCAAGCAGCATGCTATGAGTGAGGAGGCCTGTCCAGCAGCCTGTCCAGCAGCTTGTCCACACAGCGGCGGATGCTGCACTGTGAGTTGCAGAAGGAACCAGCAGAAGGAACCAGCAGAAGGAACCAGCAGAAGGAACCAGCAGGCCTGGATGTTCCAGGAGTTTGAATCAGAAGCTGTTAACCCCTCAGCTGCTACCCTCAGTGCCAGCAGCTAGCATCACCTTTCAATGAACAAATCAGCAGGCACATGAAACATCATGGAGGTGGAGTTTTCTTTATTGCTCACATTTAAAGGCACAGTCAGTCAGTTTATGTAAAGCAGAGGCCCCGCCCACCTCAGCACCCACGCCAGTGATGCTAACAGATAGAAATGTGGGTGGCCATCTTGTTCTGTGATGGCCTTCCTAATGAGACTGTCAGAGTGAAGAAGACAAGCCCCGCCTCCTGCCCCATATCAAAAACGAGCAGCGCAGGTCCCAGCTGTGAGAGTCCACCAGGGAAGCAGGAAGCTAACCAAGGCGAAGAGGCCCAGCCCAGAGTCCGTCAGCCCAgcctgtttccatggttacttCATAGGAGAGAACGGACACGGATACATGAGCCGAGACCTCTGAGACTCAAGATGGACGACGCTGCGCCTGACTGAGGCAGAAACAGATCATTAGCgcctgatgctgtgtgtgtgacgtcacAGGACGGAAGGCCTCACCTGCAGCCACCACTCGAGCGTCTGTGTGCGACTTGTGGCGAACTTCAGCTCGCTGGTCGGCGCTCTCGAACCACCAGAGGGCGTGGACTGACCACAacacagtgacatcaccattaatcacacagtgacatcatcacgcCTCAGACTGCAGGTATCTGGGTGGTACCTCTGTTCAGCTGTCCAAACTCGCTGTGGAAAGCTCCGACCAGTTTGCCGTACCCCGGTGCATCATGGGAGCTGATGGCAGCCTGGAAGTCTTCCCCCCAAACGGCTGGACCACCAGGACGCATCTGGAAGGAAGCCAGCTCGTACACACCTGAAACAGATTCACCGCTGTGATGAGCAGCTACACCTGGTCACTGGAACACGTCAGACAGCCAGCGGGGCTTACCGCCCTCCTGTGGCGGCCTCTGCAGGCGGCTCCAAGGAACCAGGTACGTGACCTCGTTGTCCTGAGACGTCAGCAGCGGTATTGCCTTGGAGATATACTCCGAGATCCAGGATGGGTCCTGAGCCAGGGCTGCCCGCACGGCGGCCCGCTGAGCGTAACTgtctgaggaggagggagaaggtcAGCCCCTGGAGGAGGTCCGATCTGTGACAGAAGCAGAGCGACCTCACCATACTTCCACATATGGAAGACCTGGTTCAGGCCGCCATACTCCACGCTCCAGTAGCCAATCAGTTCAGAGTGTGCGGTACGCAGGTGGATCTTCTCGTTGGTCAGCTTGAGGAAGGCGGCATTCTGGTGCGGGCGGATGCAGTAGGTGCGGAACTCGTAGAAGGCCGAGTGTTTCTGCTGGGGCCCGGTGGAGAGGCGCGCATCAGGCTGCAGTGAcaaaagaagacagcagagGGCTCACTCTGAGGGGAAACTGAGCACTGACACAGAGGCAGCACACTCACATCACTCCTGCACTAATAACCCAGTCAGAGCCAGGCCCACGTCCTACTCTGAGAGCCTCtactgccatctgctggactCCACACcccactgcagcacagacataCGTGATGGTGGACCATGAACCTCCTGTGCGTGTCAGCGGAGGCAGAGAGGCCCTCAGGTGTGGGGCCCTCATCACACTCTGACCTCGAACCAGTCCAAAGatcagcaaaacacacacacacagacacacacacagacacacacacagacacacacacacacacacagacttatacacagacacacacacacagacttatacacgcacacacacagacacacacacacacacagacttatacacagacacacacacacagacttatacacgcacacacacagacacacacacacacacagatttatacacgcacacacacacacagatttattagattaagattaagattaagaaactttattagtcccac
This window encodes:
- the nipsnap3a gene encoding protein NipSnap homolog 3A gives rise to the protein MFAHFTDDMLKISRSLRHAALRRTAAAAAAQPDARLSTGPQQKHSAFYEFRTYCIRPHQNAAFLKLTNEKIHLRTAHSELIGYWSVEYGGLNQVFHMWKYDSYAQRAAVRAALAQDPSWISEYISKAIPLLTSQDNEVTYLVPWSRLQRPPQEGGVYELASFQMRPGGPAVWGEDFQAAISSHDAPGYGKLVGAFHSEFGQLNRVHALWWFESADQRAEVRHKSHTDARVVAAVRRSVVHLESQRSRLMYPCPFSPMK